The following proteins are encoded in a genomic region of Mycoplasmopsis columbinasalis:
- a CDS encoding SGNH/GDSL hydrolase family protein, with protein sequence MKIGLKKLLIISILGSSGVVGTTTLLTQIKTKTTEVTTVNEPVEPKAETTTTNDLDSTLDKDIFSSEQLDSKPSEDLASKADADKSDQPQTSSVHLLGTEKQVRYIALGDSISAGFTALLPQDYQGELRDGKVSGLSFPAFLAKFIQTAAPEALASFENLSRSSSRLLEWNTILKNDFGSLTPKQLAELQTHFQTTDLNALRVNLLAKLQSANLITITLGANDVIDYLISKLSDLPLSQLFGQILNNSLNISQLVGIVSQFFQDAINSIKANQIEFINNLKTINPTANINFISYPLPLAQLSQMMNSFLANKINLPFEVSSVLISLLNTNIAAVAKDNGVNFLNVYDETYWKEHLDQLTPMLFDIHPSFYGYKKMAMDIFVKLTRKEASTQALNEHQWNFSANYLTDTTFYVRQLDFEQADNELYDRVFGTDKTQFLFTNDDLIKAHLNEVSRDNYYTRVINEDRFLNIILDESILLGLQNNFFRELDPDGLLYDFLTKNNLAHFREFKTWAREQNFFTTILRDAETAFFATDWNQDGTVDKADQKFQNLITAFKNAVLDETRNVSLIKNLLQIPFLSNESTRAEFKHILDVMLTNFLGSEKWLRQSVNLFTELLNTYNLGKFITKNDFATVATKLLTHPTFKDAIVEFVDLIFGQPQLFAENVTTYRDLFVSFFSNQKIQAKLTSSLSTIITDFLKDDELKPVFARVAAKLVLQNFKFDLDEVKFTQLLNYGIAGFSKVSKNLNLVETFFSSFFKSLGQTREFNFNFTKILENAFVQVQSIFTPTNIKQSILTFIKVLLSNENVSLYQSELKTFFLQLINSEKFYLNQKLVTAIGNLLSSQLNLSAQVQTEVKNVLAQFTKAPVFADLVESILAQVFAQDAAAYLNVTSFSQLIKVIFTNIEKNPAFFTKLNELAQWVLKQPTIQNLLTQALNDNRITKFISFETVKTLLADLLNSPETHNLVSNFVQNALNDNDEENLNYVSLLRNWFKNADNNTFISSYLASLVQIFLHKPTVKTAVVNIVTDLFPQSLSQNLEADRLHKFFAAFYDQVLIFNNEFDFSTTFIQDLIAELAQNPDAAQLNIITLLTTIAQKLFSDEKLSRQIFTIAQQLLSAETLREFAPEYKQFLVNLLTSATSPVAKILAGKLSEVAIRTFNLDVENTAPLQNSLRKLLTTNEFLDLTFVVVDQIFALTPEQISQTKDFNELIKLILQGMSHNDALFESANKLVQIALNDDTIAQLVLATIKKSVPLLATQIDLPFIKELSSLVFSSQAFREILDELIQSAFASTADGNQQLTFLVILKNWATNNNTEALSAKVKTFVTELINSDVVKNKVVDFITSEISDNLLANVEPARAKALFSALYNLAYQLQDQPEWNLINKFIDRLVVAIQNNDGSFNFVTYLQNFIQSEFSNFSAEGKLISILQSLLGSQELKNFKPEIAQILINAFQMPNGLFKNLLLDTLGAKIATVLKIKDLAALKNALSVLYNSKEFERVITLVVEQIFKWDARSLAQKNNLSELIALIFSDLGDNSELFSAIANLLEKAVTQDIFKTWIETKLSSLIPELGNKLDATFFVNLVRVAFKSPAFRTLVSDFLNVGLTASRDARLADKFNLISVLKNWIKAPQVRTRLAQTLQQLTTDLLENQDTWITIRNIIKSYIPAYLTEDIAPIRLNSLLNDLKTAFVEFQHNLNIIGDLVNQVLEAFVTQDNFSVVDFLTNYFKAQFRFADTNKLLVSALQKLLSDSNIRKYTPEFKTIILNLLTHPTSPVVAQLQQIFSSLNNNNVLTTQQTNELLNEILNLDSAHELIVALLNQMFLPENNQSYDSLTELFKATLSDLETNEALFTKLKTFVSDVSELPNFVLLMQDKLGFLAERVTSQSVYSLVKALTKQLLVSKNFRILLSHFVQNAFVTDTAAKLDLSKYFDFAALLKTWFTTPQAKEFISNNAQALILSFFNDNSENQELVTAVTNLATEYLTSSTNTSLTFLRQTNIQSFLKALYLEIPNLVADFGLITNFTPAFIEAFLAIPQNQTFDFKAFIVDFFAKNLVFVDANKKLNQTTLKTLLIKVLGNSRLYVERDGLAALLTQILSDQNSILTQQASKYLQRVLALDDQSTKTLTTNLVQSQAFRAFVQTAVDVLFSKDISQISNATNLVELFGHIFSENQTAWRQLTSFAGELAHIIVSEPTIKAHITNLITNLATKNNVEIDQKLFLHIIDAFFASESLQELLQALITDAMNYQKDSPTVNVYTFIKDFLVKNRRKISSILDKLIVDDLLLNKNVKQSILTTVNSLVKEWMKFGVFTVNFDQFLKDVYSSIVTTIANFGLSNKVANLFIHNFTELGSFANFDFTKIITTVTNDFVDSNIYYFLADLVANIFKNQSLQTANSKAVLSQIMLNLFANSSSPFQQKFVGQLAELATTNSFGYIDTADIFRYWDNLTHTDEFSNLLNALIEAGFNSANEFEETYKHYNLSDIIIRILDKAEVHNATTSFLNRTINYILAQKPITNTISQSLSQLLPHFSGNFFQKTFLNILIYALNSQQGNELLTNFLRNIFIRESNTNFVKNFNFANLASSWLFREKTSLAPLVKQLLHSTLDNLVNTLPNEISISSLPSQLINSLNKTQIYANFQLLLSLANDFLKQTQLLDNFVDEFFAWNESQNLNNNLEIQLSFSDFVANFASRYLSGDVLNQHIFTLTKSLLVNDQVNKVLAGGRGYKLDQMLTNVLLYLVNYRDKVGTKLTDTFTNWFGAQQVQKLGLDSNTLSKFYSDLMQNQATSKFILSFVSLVFNKTANNNAEIKTKILAAQNWWELFELLTDDSPTALRTETNFWTSLLNFVQAQPINSELVHKVIDHILVTQVPDLARFFDADLIFKVIKNLGVADLTKLSHNLFVFRNKAVAYHTAKDTEISISTIILDWIEHNLGLKQAPYATDLPALTANLINFTKKLFADTTILTNLVPKLYQLIPLAHKLSPEQENRMQNTFVYILQAALGTYQKASGEVEQLPAVFLLANIRDLIQGNFDFDKFVTRTYQVEVQLAHSSNTETAVTSQSFAQKFENWLSTIIAAFFDASSPNAADAQTKATFVLAILTKLDSKLAELALKPIATFFAPDKENISYDLILWRELLLQESAHKLFSAFFQTKPSVVATPTSVFNLALMLKNFVFAKTDTLFAAFKNVLDEYAAKLIFTRWYDSQVAHLHSAFNRYIDANTALTIVKDFFSTDTKVARTVIAHFKSTLTRNLQMFVPVTYAEQEPANTKFTFDFRPLFLAHNQQGQNSSALF encoded by the coding sequence ATGAAAATTGGACTTAAAAAATTACTTATCATTTCGATTTTAGGTTCTTCAGGAGTTGTTGGTACTACAACGTTGTTAACGCAAATTAAAACGAAAACAACTGAAGTTACTACGGTGAATGAACCTGTTGAACCTAAAGCTGAAACCACAACTACAAATGACCTTGATTCTACACTTGACAAGGATATTTTTTCTAGCGAACAACTTGATAGCAAACCAAGCGAAGATCTTGCATCAAAAGCAGACGCAGATAAAAGTGACCAACCACAAACTAGCAGTGTTCATTTACTTGGTACTGAGAAGCAAGTAAGATATATAGCGCTAGGTGATTCAATTTCAGCTGGTTTTACTGCTCTACTTCCACAAGATTACCAAGGTGAATTGCGTGATGGTAAAGTTAGCGGACTTTCATTTCCTGCTTTTTTAGCTAAATTTATTCAAACAGCTGCACCAGAAGCTTTAGCAAGTTTTGAAAACTTAAGTAGAAGTAGTTCGAGATTACTTGAGTGAAACACAATCTTAAAAAACGATTTTGGTTCACTGACTCCAAAACAACTTGCAGAATTACAAACACACTTTCAAACTACAGATCTAAATGCTTTGAGAGTAAACTTGCTAGCTAAATTGCAAAGTGCTAATTTAATTACAATTACGCTTGGTGCTAATGATGTTATAGATTATTTAATTTCAAAACTAAGTGATTTACCACTTAGTCAACTTTTTGGTCAAATTTTAAACAATTCACTTAACATTTCACAACTTGTTGGTATCGTTAGCCAATTTTTCCAAGATGCAATTAATTCCATCAAAGCTAATCAAATTGAGTTCATTAACAATTTAAAAACCATTAACCCAACTGCCAACATCAACTTTATTTCATACCCACTACCACTAGCGCAATTAAGTCAAATGATGAATTCGTTTCTTGCCAACAAGATCAATTTACCATTTGAAGTAAGCAGTGTATTAATTTCACTTTTAAATACTAACATAGCTGCTGTTGCCAAAGATAATGGCGTTAACTTTTTAAATGTTTACGATGAAACATATTGAAAAGAACACCTTGACCAACTCACACCAATGCTTTTTGATATTCACCCATCATTTTACGGTTACAAAAAAATGGCAATGGACATTTTTGTTAAACTAACCCGTAAAGAAGCTTCAACACAAGCTTTAAATGAGCACCAGTGAAACTTTAGTGCAAATTACCTTACTGACACAACTTTTTATGTGAGGCAGCTTGATTTTGAACAAGCTGACAATGAACTTTATGACCGTGTGTTTGGCACTGACAAAACTCAATTTTTATTTACCAACGATGACTTAATCAAAGCTCATCTTAACGAAGTTAGTCGTGATAATTACTACACGCGTGTTATCAACGAAGATCGTTTCCTTAACATTATTCTAGATGAATCAATTCTCCTTGGTTTACAAAACAATTTCTTTAGAGAACTTGACCCAGATGGTTTACTTTACGACTTTTTAACTAAGAATAACTTAGCGCACTTCCGTGAATTCAAAACTTGAGCACGTGAACAAAACTTTTTCACCACAATTTTACGTGATGCTGAAACTGCGTTTTTTGCTACTGACTGAAATCAAGATGGCACAGTTGATAAAGCTGACCAAAAATTCCAGAATCTTATTACCGCTTTTAAAAACGCAGTACTTGACGAAACAAGAAATGTGAGTTTAATAAAAAACTTATTACAAATTCCATTTTTAAGCAATGAATCAACACGCGCTGAATTTAAACACATCTTAGATGTGATGCTTACTAACTTTCTTGGTTCAGAAAAATGGTTACGTCAAAGCGTTAACCTTTTCACTGAGTTATTAAATACTTATAATTTAGGCAAATTTATCACAAAAAATGATTTTGCTACGGTAGCTACAAAACTATTAACACATCCAACTTTCAAAGACGCCATTGTCGAGTTTGTTGATTTGATTTTTGGTCAACCACAACTTTTTGCTGAGAATGTAACAACTTACCGTGATTTATTCGTGAGTTTCTTTAGTAACCAAAAAATTCAGGCTAAACTTACTAGCAGTCTTAGCACAATTATTACTGACTTCTTAAAAGACGATGAACTTAAACCTGTGTTTGCTCGTGTTGCTGCTAAATTGGTACTGCAAAACTTTAAATTTGATTTAGATGAAGTTAAGTTTACACAACTATTAAACTATGGCATTGCTGGTTTTAGCAAGGTTTCGAAAAATTTAAATCTTGTTGAAACTTTCTTTAGTTCTTTCTTCAAGAGTCTTGGGCAAACCAGAGAATTTAACTTTAACTTCACAAAAATTCTGGAAAATGCTTTTGTGCAAGTTCAAAGCATTTTTACGCCAACTAACATTAAACAAAGCATTCTCACATTTATCAAAGTACTTTTGAGCAACGAAAATGTTAGTTTGTACCAAAGTGAATTAAAAACTTTCTTCTTGCAACTTATTAATAGTGAAAAATTTTACCTCAATCAAAAGTTAGTAACTGCTATTGGCAATTTACTTAGTTCACAACTTAACTTATCTGCGCAGGTACAAACAGAAGTTAAGAACGTTTTAGCACAATTTACCAAAGCACCTGTTTTTGCTGATTTAGTCGAAAGCATTTTAGCGCAGGTGTTTGCGCAAGATGCTGCTGCTTACCTTAACGTTACTTCCTTTAGCCAACTAATTAAAGTTATTTTCACTAACATTGAAAAAAATCCTGCATTCTTTACAAAACTTAATGAGTTAGCACAATGAGTGCTTAAACAACCAACCATCCAAAACCTGCTTACCCAAGCTCTCAATGACAATCGAATTACTAAGTTTATTAGTTTTGAAACCGTCAAAACATTGTTAGCTGACTTGCTAAATTCACCAGAAACACACAATTTAGTAAGTAATTTTGTTCAAAATGCTCTTAATGACAACGATGAGGAGAACTTAAACTACGTTTCGTTATTGCGAAATTGATTTAAAAACGCCGACAATAACACTTTTATCAGTAGTTACCTTGCTTCGCTTGTGCAAATTTTTTTACACAAGCCAACAGTCAAAACCGCCGTTGTGAACATTGTGACTGACTTATTCCCACAATCACTAAGTCAAAATTTAGAAGCTGATCGACTTCACAAGTTTTTTGCTGCTTTTTATGACCAAGTGCTTATTTTTAATAATGAATTTGACTTTAGTACAACCTTTATTCAAGATTTAATTGCAGAATTAGCTCAAAATCCTGACGCAGCACAATTAAACATCATCACCTTATTAACTACAATTGCCCAAAAACTATTTAGTGACGAAAAACTTAGTCGTCAAATTTTTACAATTGCCCAACAACTTTTAAGCGCAGAAACTTTACGTGAATTCGCCCCAGAATACAAGCAATTTTTAGTTAATTTACTTACTAGTGCAACTTCACCAGTAGCAAAAATACTTGCTGGCAAATTAAGTGAAGTTGCTATTCGAACTTTTAATTTAGACGTAGAAAACACGGCGCCTTTACAAAATTCGCTTCGCAAATTGCTTACTACCAATGAATTTCTTGACCTTACCTTTGTGGTTGTTGACCAGATTTTTGCACTCACGCCTGAACAAATTAGTCAAACTAAAGACTTTAATGAATTAATTAAACTTATTTTGCAAGGTATGTCACATAACGATGCTCTGTTTGAGTCAGCTAATAAATTAGTCCAAATCGCCTTGAATGATGACACGATTGCCCAATTAGTACTTGCTACAATTAAAAAATCAGTACCACTATTAGCAACACAAATTGATCTTCCATTCATCAAAGAACTTAGTTCGCTTGTCTTTAGTTCGCAAGCATTTCGTGAAATTTTAGATGAACTTATTCAAAGTGCCTTTGCCTCAACTGCTGACGGTAACCAACAACTTACTTTCTTGGTAATTTTAAAAAATTGAGCAACCAACAACAATACCGAAGCTTTAAGTGCAAAAGTTAAAACTTTTGTTACTGAATTAATTAATTCAGACGTTGTTAAAAACAAAGTTGTTGACTTTATTACTAGTGAAATTAGCGATAACTTACTAGCGAACGTTGAACCTGCACGTGCAAAAGCATTGTTTAGTGCACTTTATAATCTTGCTTACCAATTACAAGACCAACCAGAGTGAAATTTAATTAACAAATTTATTGATCGTTTAGTTGTTGCAATTCAAAACAATGACGGTAGTTTTAATTTTGTTACTTATTTACAAAACTTTATTCAAAGTGAATTTAGTAATTTCAGTGCTGAAGGTAAATTAATAAGCATTCTTCAGAGTTTGTTAGGCAGCCAGGAATTAAAAAACTTCAAACCTGAAATTGCTCAAATTTTAATTAATGCCTTCCAGATGCCAAATGGTTTATTCAAAAACCTTCTACTTGACACTTTGGGCGCAAAAATTGCAACTGTACTTAAGATCAAAGATCTTGCAGCGTTGAAAAATGCTCTTTCTGTTCTTTACAACAGCAAGGAATTTGAGCGAGTTATTACTTTAGTTGTAGAACAAATTTTCAAATGAGACGCACGTTCGCTTGCACAAAAAAATAACTTAAGCGAACTAATCGCTCTAATTTTTAGTGATCTTGGCGACAATAGCGAATTGTTTAGTGCGATTGCTAACTTACTTGAAAAAGCAGTGACACAAGATATTTTCAAAACTTGAATTGAAACTAAACTTAGCTCACTAATACCAGAATTAGGCAACAAGTTAGATGCAACTTTCTTTGTGAATTTAGTTAGAGTTGCCTTTAAATCACCAGCTTTTCGAACTTTAGTTAGTGACTTTCTTAATGTTGGTTTAACTGCTAGTCGTGATGCGCGTTTAGCTGACAAATTTAATTTAATTAGCGTTCTTAAGAATTGAATCAAAGCACCACAGGTGCGCACACGTCTAGCACAAACACTGCAACAATTAACCACTGATTTATTAGAAAATCAAGACACTTGAATCACAATTCGAAACATAATTAAGTCTTATATTCCTGCTTATCTTACAGAAGATATTGCGCCAATTAGATTGAACTCTTTACTAAATGACCTTAAAACTGCATTTGTTGAGTTTCAACATAATTTGAATATCATTGGTGATTTGGTTAACCAAGTGCTTGAAGCTTTTGTCACACAAGATAATTTTTCAGTTGTCGACTTTCTCACAAATTATTTCAAAGCACAATTTAGATTCGCAGATACAAACAAACTTTTAGTTAGCGCGCTCCAAAAACTTTTATCTGATAGTAATATTCGCAAATATACTCCTGAATTCAAGACAATAATTTTGAATTTATTAACTCATCCTACTTCACCAGTTGTTGCCCAACTCCAACAAATTTTTAGTTCGTTAAACAACAATAACGTTTTAACAACGCAACAAACCAATGAGTTACTTAACGAAATTTTAAACTTGGACTCAGCACACGAATTAATTGTGGCTTTACTCAACCAAATGTTCTTGCCTGAAAACAACCAAAGTTATGACAGTTTAACAGAATTATTTAAAGCAACCTTAAGCGATTTAGAAACTAATGAAGCATTATTCACAAAGTTAAAAACTTTCGTCTCAGATGTAAGTGAGTTACCAAACTTTGTTTTATTGATGCAAGATAAATTAGGATTCTTGGCCGAAAGAGTAACTTCACAAAGTGTCTACTCTCTTGTTAAAGCGTTAACAAAACAACTTTTAGTAAGTAAAAACTTTAGAATTTTACTTAGTCACTTTGTCCAAAATGCCTTTGTTACAGACACAGCTGCAAAATTAGATCTTAGCAAGTACTTTGATTTTGCTGCTTTACTCAAAACTTGATTTACTACTCCGCAAGCCAAAGAATTTATTAGCAACAATGCTCAAGCCCTAATTCTTTCTTTCTTTAATGACAATTCAGAAAATCAAGAGTTGGTAACTGCTGTGACTAACTTAGCTACTGAATATCTAACTAGTTCAACAAACACAAGCCTAACTTTCTTGCGACAAACTAACATTCAGTCATTTTTAAAAGCGCTTTATTTAGAAATACCAAATTTAGTTGCTGACTTTGGTTTGATAACTAATTTCACTCCAGCATTTATTGAGGCCTTTTTAGCAATTCCTCAAAATCAAACATTTGATTTTAAAGCCTTTATTGTAGACTTTTTCGCGAAAAATCTAGTTTTTGTTGATGCCAACAAAAAACTAAATCAAACAACGCTTAAAACTCTGTTAATTAAAGTGTTGGGCAATAGTCGTTTGTATGTTGAAAGAGATGGTTTAGCAGCTTTATTGACACAAATTTTAAGTGACCAAAATTCTATTTTGACACAACAAGCAAGCAAATACTTGCAGCGTGTTTTAGCCCTTGATGACCAAAGCACAAAGACACTTACAACAAATTTGGTTCAATCACAAGCTTTCCGCGCATTTGTGCAAACTGCAGTTGATGTTTTATTTAGCAAAGACATTAGTCAAATCAGCAACGCAACAAATTTAGTTGAACTTTTTGGCCACATTTTTAGTGAAAACCAAACCGCTTGACGTCAATTGACTTCGTTTGCTGGTGAGTTAGCACACATTATTGTTAGTGAGCCAACAATCAAAGCGCACATCACTAATCTCATTACCAACTTAGCAACAAAAAACAACGTTGAAATTGACCAAAAACTATTTCTTCATATTATTGATGCTTTCTTCGCGAGTGAGTCGCTTCAAGAACTTTTACAAGCACTCATTACTGATGCGATGAATTACCAAAAAGATTCACCTACTGTTAACGTTTACACCTTTATCAAAGACTTTTTGGTAAAGAATCGTCGTAAAATCAGTTCCATACTTGATAAGTTAATTGTTGATGACTTGTTGCTTAACAAAAACGTTAAACAAAGCATTTTGACCACTGTAAATTCACTTGTTAAAGAATGAATGAAATTTGGTGTGTTTACAGTGAACTTTGACCAATTTTTAAAAGATGTTTACTCTTCAATTGTGACTACAATTGCAAACTTTGGTTTAAGTAACAAAGTTGCCAACTTATTTATTCACAATTTCACTGAACTAGGTTCATTTGCCAACTTTGACTTTACTAAGATTATTACCACTGTAACTAATGATTTTGTCGATTCAAACATTTATTATTTCTTAGCAGATTTAGTGGCAAACATCTTTAAAAACCAAAGCTTGCAAACTGCGAATTCAAAAGCTGTACTTTCACAAATTATGCTTAACTTATTTGCTAACTCATCTTCACCATTCCAACAAAAATTTGTTGGCCAACTGGCTGAATTAGCAACAACAAATTCGTTTGGTTACATTGACACAGCAGATATTTTCCGTTACTGAGATAACTTAACTCACACTGACGAATTCTCTAACTTATTAAATGCTCTCATTGAAGCTGGTTTCAATAGTGCTAATGAATTTGAAGAAACTTACAAACACTATAATTTAAGCGACATAATTATTCGTATTCTTGATAAAGCGGAAGTACACAACGCAACAACATCCTTCTTGAATCGAACAATTAATTACATTTTGGCTCAAAAACCAATTACTAATACTATTTCACAAAGTTTAAGCCAACTCTTACCACACTTTAGCGGCAATTTCTTCCAAAAAACTTTCCTTAATATTCTAATTTACGCACTAAATAGTCAACAAGGTAACGAATTGTTAACCAACTTCTTGCGTAATATTTTCATTCGCGAATCGAACACTAATTTCGTTAAAAACTTTAATTTTGCAAACCTAGCAAGTAGTTGACTTTTCCGAGAAAAAACTTCACTAGCACCACTAGTGAAACAGTTATTGCACTCAACTTTAGATAATTTAGTTAACACACTACCAAACGAAATTTCAATTTCTAGTTTGCCAAGTCAACTAATTAACTCACTCAACAAAACTCAAATTTATGCTAACTTCCAACTATTGTTGAGTCTGGCAAACGATTTTCTTAAACAAACACAACTTTTAGATAACTTTGTTGACGAATTTTTCGCTTGAAATGAAAGTCAAAATCTCAATAATAACCTTGAAATTCAACTAAGCTTTAGCGATTTTGTTGCTAACTTTGCAAGTCGTTATCTTAGTGGGGATGTGCTCAACCAACACATTTTCACCTTAACCAAGAGTCTGTTAGTTAATGACCAAGTTAACAAAGTTTTAGCAGGCGGCCGTGGGTACAAACTTGACCAAATGCTTACGAATGTGTTACTTTATTTAGTTAATTATCGTGACAAAGTAGGCACTAAACTTACTGACACCTTCACTAATTGATTTGGCGCCCAACAAGTACAAAAATTAGGGTTAGATAGCAATACCTTAAGCAAGTTTTATAGTGACTTAATGCAAAATCAAGCAACCTCTAAATTTATCTTAAGTTTTGTTAGTTTAGTCTTTAACAAAACTGCTAACAACAATGCTGAAATAAAAACCAAGATTTTAGCAGCACAAAATTGATGAGAATTGTTTGAATTGCTTACAGATGATTCACCTACTGCGCTCCGTACAGAAACTAATTTCTGAACTAGCCTTTTAAACTTTGTGCAAGCGCAACCAATTAATTCTGAACTAGTCCATAAAGTTATTGATCATATACTTGTAACCCAGGTTCCTGACCTAGCGCGTTTCTTTGATGCTGATTTAATCTTTAAGGTTATTAAAAATCTTGGTGTTGCCGACTTAACTAAACTTTCACACAACTTATTTGTCTTTCGCAATAAAGCCGTAGCTTACCACACAGCAAAAGACACCGAGATTTCAATCTCTACAATAATTTTGGACTGAATCGAGCACAACTTGGGTCTTAAGCAAGCGCCATATGCTACTGATTTACCTGCTTTAACTGCGAACTTAATAAACTTTACGAAAAAACTTTTTGCTGATACAACTATTCTTACCAATTTAGTACCAAAACTTTACCAATTAATTCCGCTTGCGCATAAACTTTCGCCTGAACAAGAAAATAGGATGCAAAATACATTTGTTTACATCTTACAAGCGGCACTTGGTACTTATCAAAAAGCTAGTGGTGAAGTTGAACAATTACCAGCAGTCTTTCTACTTGCTAACATTCGTGATTTAATTCAGGGTAACTTTGACTTTGATAAATTCGTGACCAGAACATACCAAGTTGAAGTTCAACTTGCGCATAGTTCTAATACTGAAACAGCAGTAACTTCACAAAGTTTTGCGCAAAAATTTGAAAATTGACTTAGCACAATTATTGCTGCCTTCTTTGACGCAAGTTCACCAAATGCAGCTGATGCGCAAACGAAAGCTACTTTTGTGCTCGCAATACTCACTAAGTTAGATTCAAAATTAGCCGAATTAGCTCTCAAACCAATTGCCACTTTCTTTGCTCCTGACAAAGAAAACATTAGTTATGACCTTATTTTGTGACGCGAATTACTTTTACAAGAATCAGCCCACAAACTTTTCAGTGCATTCTTCCAGACTAAACCATCAGTAGTGGCAACACCAACAAGTGTGTTCAATTTAGCATTGATGTTGAAAAACTTTGTGTTTGCTAAAACAGATACTCTGTTCGCGGCGTTCAAAAATGTTTTGGATGAATATGCGGCAAAATTAATTTTCACTCGTTGATACGATTCTCAAGTTGCACATTTACACTCTGCTTTCAATAGATATATTGATGCTAACACCGCGCTAACTATTGTTAAAGACTTCTTTAGCACTGACACTAAAGTTGCAAGAACAGTAATTGCGCACTTTAAATCTACCTTAACAAGAAACTTACAAATGTTTGTGCCTGTAACTTATGCTGAGCAAGAACCAGCTAACACCAAATTTACTTTTGACTTTAGACCACTCTTCTTAGCTCACAACCAACAAGGTCAAAACTCAAGCGCACTTTTCTAA
- a CDS encoding single-stranded DNA-binding protein: MNLNRVILVGRISNDVRYFQTSTGVPYARFTIAITRRGNTQNENTDFVPVIAWRTQAEFVSRYLGKGDLISIEGTIQSSQYTDKNNVLVRAVDVAVDTINPLESREMRMARRSRQQGGNSLGASFRDQNSYTPRFRNNNWNNQTAQQDENPEMPEMVNSYQNVPDFSFRQPTSSHNNVEIKNDDDVDAVDDLFETETQLANFAKKTGNFSLPKIDADTDDETNNKTRKNRFDDLFSDEEEF; this comes from the coding sequence ATGAATTTAAATAGAGTTATTTTAGTAGGTCGTATTTCTAATGATGTTCGTTATTTCCAAACATCAACAGGCGTTCCTTATGCGCGTTTTACAATCGCGATTACTCGCAGAGGCAACACTCAAAACGAAAATACAGATTTTGTGCCAGTTATCGCATGAAGAACTCAAGCAGAATTTGTAAGTCGTTATTTAGGTAAGGGTGATTTGATTAGTATCGAAGGAACTATTCAATCTTCGCAATATACTGACAAAAACAATGTCTTGGTTCGTGCAGTTGATGTTGCAGTTGATACTATTAATCCGTTAGAAAGTCGCGAAATGCGGATGGCACGTAGATCACGTCAACAAGGTGGTAACTCACTAGGTGCGAGTTTTCGTGATCAAAACTCATATACGCCAAGATTTCGTAACAATAATTGAAATAATCAAACTGCTCAACAAGATGAAAACCCAGAAATGCCTGAAATGGTGAATTCATACCAAAATGTACCTGATTTTAGCTTTCGTCAACCAACTAGTTCACATAATAATGTTGAAATTAAGAACGATGATGACGTTGACGCAGTTGATGATTTATTTGAAACAGAAACACAATTAGCTAATTTCGCTAAAAAAACCGGTAACTTTAGCTTGCCAAAAATTGATGCAGATACTGACGACGAAACTAATAACAAAACTAGAAAAAATCGTTTCGATGATCTTTTTTCAGACGAAGAAGAATTTTAA
- the rpsR gene encoding 30S ribosomal protein S18 — protein sequence MIKRKDKKSSFGKRRRCEICELKYNYIDFKDVEFLNKYVSGTGQIKPRLTTGACAKDQRKIAMAIKRARYIALMPYTKDRVRVLKNAIAPANAAANSQHNNQPAAASAAQNSADNTAK from the coding sequence ATGATTAAAAGAAAAGATAAAAAATCTTCATTTGGTAAACGTCGTAGATGTGAAATCTGTGAACTTAAATACAATTACATTGATTTTAAAGATGTAGAATTTCTTAACAAATATGTTAGCGGTACAGGTCAAATTAAACCAAGACTTACAACAGGTGCTTGTGCAAAAGACCAAAGAAAAATCGCAATGGCTATTAAAAGAGCTCGTTACATCGCGTTAATGCCTTACACCAAAGATAGAGTACGTGTGCTTAAAAACGCTATTGCACCAGCTAATGCAGCCGCAAATTCACAACACAATAATCAACCAGCTGCTGCTAGTGCAGCACAAAATTCTGCTGACAACACTGCAAAATAA